A section of the Symphalangus syndactylus isolate Jambi chromosome 19, NHGRI_mSymSyn1-v2.1_pri, whole genome shotgun sequence genome encodes:
- the LOC129458822 gene encoding tubulin beta-8 chain-like → MRELVLTQIGHCGNQIGTKFWEVISDEHGVDATGTYHGDSHLQLERINVYYNEASGGRYVPRAVLVDLEPGTTDSVRSGPLGQIFRPDNFIFGQSGAGNNWAKGYYTEGAELMESVMDVVRKEAESCDCLQGFQLTHSLGGGTGSGMGTLLLSKIREEYPDRMINTFSVLPSPKVSDAVVEPYNAVFSVHQLIENADETFCIDNEALYDICSRTLKLPTPTYGDLNHLVSATMSGVTTCLRFPGQLNADLRKLAVNMVPFPRLHFFMPGFAPLTSRGSQQYRALTVAELTQQIFDPKNTMVACDPRHGRYLTAADIFRGRMPMREVDEQMFNVQDKNSRYFVDWIPDNVKTAVCDIPPRGLKMSATFIGNNTAIQEVFKRVSEQFTAMFRHKAFVHWYTSEGMDETEFAEADSDINDLVSEYQQRQDATAKKEEEFEECAEEEEFEECAEEEVA, encoded by the exons ATGAGGGAGCTTGTGCTCACGCAGATCGGGCACTGCGGGAACCAGATCGGCACAAAG TTCTGGGAGGTGATCTCGGATGAGCATGGGGTGGACGCCACTGGCACCTACCACGGGGACAGCCACCTGCAGCTGGAGCGCATCAACGTGTACTACAACGAGGCCAGCG GTGGCAGGTATGTGCCCCGCGCTGTGCTCGTGGATCTGGAGCCGGGCACCACGGACTCTGTGCGCTCGGGACCCTTGGGGCAGATCTTCAGACCAGACAACTTCATCTTCG GTCAGAGTGGGGCCGGAAACAACTGGGCCAAGGGATACTATACAGAAGGCGCAGAGCTGATGGAGTCAGTGATGGACGTTGTCAGAAAGGAGGCTGAGAGCTGTGACTGCCTGCAGGGTTTCCAGCTGACCCACTCCCTGGGTGGGGGGACTGGGTCTGGGATGGGTACCCTTCTGCTCAGTAAGATCCGGGAGGAGTATCCAGACAGGATGATAAACACATTTAGTGTTTTGCCCTCGCCCAAGGTGTCAGACGCCGTGGTAGAGCCCTATAATGCCGTCTTCTCAGTCCACCAGCTCATAGAAAATGCAGATGAAACCTTTTGCATAGATAATGAAGCGCTATATGACATATGTTCCAGGACCCTAAAACTGCCCACACCCACCTATGGTGACCTGAACCACCTGGTGTCTGCTACCATGAGTGGGGTCACCACATGCCTGCGCTTCCCAGGCCAGCTGAATGCTGACCTGCGGAAGCTGGCCGTGAACATGGTCCCGTTTCCCCGGCTGCATTTCTTCATGCCCGGCTTTGCCCCACTGACCAGCCGAGGCAGCCAGCAGTACCGTGCTTTGACCGTGGCTGAGCTTACTCAGCAGATATTTGACCCTAAAAACACGATGGTGGCTTGTGATCCCCGCCATGGCCGCTACCTAACGGCGGCTGACATTTTCAGGGGTCGCATGCCCATGAGGGAGGTGGATGAACAAATGTTCAACGTTCAAGATAAGAATAGTAGGTACTTTGTTGACTGGATCCCCGACAACGTAAAAACAGCCGTCTGTGACATCCCACCCCGGGGACTAAAAATGTCAGCCACCTTCATTGGGAATAATACAGCCATCCAGGAAGTCTTCAAGCGTGTCTCAGAGCAGTTTACAGCAATGTTCAGGCATAAGGCCTTCGTCCACTGGTACACGAGCGAGGGCATGGATGAGACTGAATTCGCTGAGGCTGACAGCGACATCAACGACTTGGTGTCTGAATATCAGCAACGTCAGGATGCCACGGCCAAGAAGGAGGAAGAGTTTGAGGAGTGTGCTGAGGAGGAGGAGTTTGAGGAGTGTgctgaggaggaggtggcatAG